In one Antennarius striatus isolate MH-2024 chromosome 1, ASM4005453v1, whole genome shotgun sequence genomic region, the following are encoded:
- the lysmd2 gene encoding lysM and putative peptidoglycan-binding domain-containing protein 2, with amino-acid sequence MAEFSPVLSMRDGRGPFGQPIFPRSRSGSESDSELSQSLARTKIRSYGSTASVTASLGEKYIEHRVTDSDTLQGIALKYSVTMEQIKRANKLFSNDCIFLKSILSIPVATERRYVFNGLSLESPDGDGDAACREAETSQRLAMRDIEGPSPPPSPPSADSQPPQSQPEELSAKDFLHRLDLQIKQSKQAAQRMKEEEVRSNEDDYAAPITSYQEI; translated from the exons ATGGCGGAGTTCTCGCCCGTCTTGTCGATGCGGGATGGAAGAGGACCCTTTGGCCAGCCCATCTTCCCCCGGTCCAGGTCCGGGTCGGAGTCGGACAGCGAGCTGTCTCAGAGCTTAGCCCGGACTAAGATCCGCTCGTACGGAAGCACCGCCAGCGTCACGGCATCCCTGGGGGAGAAATACATCGAGCATCGGGTGACGGACAGCGATACCCTCCAGGGCATCGCGCTCAAGTACAGCGTCACG ATGGAACAAATCAAGAGAGCCAACAAGCTGTTCAGCAACGACTGCATTTTCCTGAAGAGCATCCTCAGCATCCCTGTGGCGACTGAGAGGCGCTACGTGTTTAACGGACTGTCTCTGGAGTCTCCTGACGGGGACGGGGACGCGGCGTGCCGCGAGGCAGAGACGTCCCAACGCCTCGCGATGCGGGATATCGAGGGACCCTCGCCCCCGCCTTCCCCGCCCTCCGCCGACTCACAACCCCCCCAGTCCCAGCCAGAGGAGCTGTCCGCCAAAGACTTCTTACACAGACTGGACTTGCAAATTAAACAGTCAAAGCAGGCAGCGCAGAGgatgaaagaagaggaagtgag GAGCAATGAGGACGACTACGCGGCGCCCATAACATCATATCAGGAGATTTAA
- the scg3 gene encoding secretogranin-3, whose protein sequence is MASKSVGLFVFFHLVVVSVVSQTSALPTPTASAHDKTVYNRQLTEERPLQEQMAEADSVKAAVQLAESKHPSTIKDKESQHDPDVLTQLKSLADDQKSEPTDLPLKEDQYVPDESDSTKSRRLVEDYDSTKNGMDYGKYQDDPESFRQVDGTPLTAEDIVQKIANKIYEEDDRGVFDRIVSKLLKLGLITDSQADTLEYQVAEALQDLITKNAKNNEIQDMESNDQMTRGDQDDQGSDANTNAWEPSRGHYNEDEEGDDDEDEDAETEDEEDGDAEEDGADAADNTWEKDAEDGNEVSPEDGLQDLQYFPNFYSLLKSLDSDRDTQERETLITIMKTLIDFVKMMVKYGTITPEEGVSYLENLDAMIAMQTKNKLGKSLGLPDFAGSIGKNLDDDDNTKAEAAKMQQEYENLKDSTKEEQPPTETIHPGKSETYLEAIRKNIEWLKKHGEEKGKDDYDLSKLKDFMDQQVDSYIEKGIIAKDEGDTIKRIYSSL, encoded by the exons ATGGCGTCCAAATCTGTTGGCCTTTTCGTCTTTTTCCATCTTGTAGTTGTCAGTGTAGTGAGTCAGACATCCGCCTTACCCACACCGACCGCCTCAGCCCACG ATAAAACTGTGTACAATAGACAGCTGACTGAAGAAAGACCTCTACAAGAGCAG ATGGCCGAGGCAGACAGTGTGAAAGCAGCGGTACAGTTAGCTG AGAGCAAACATCCCTCCACCATCAAGGACAAAGAGTCGCAACACGACCCCGATGTTTTAACCCAGCTCAAGTCCCTGGCTGACGATCAGAAATCAGAACCCACTGATCTGCCGCTCAAGGAGGACCAGTACGTTCCAGACGAGTCCGACTCGACGAAGAGCAGACGATTGGTTGAAGACTATGACTCCACCAAGAATGGGATGGACTACGGCAAGTACCAAG ACGATCCAGAAAGCTTTCGTCAGGTGGACGGCACCCCCCTGACAGCAGAAGACATCGTCCAGAAGATCGCAAACAAGATCTACGAGGAGGACGACAGAGGGGTGTTTGACCGGATCGTCTCCAAGCTGCTCAAACTGGGTCTG ATCACAGACAGTCAGGCCGATACGCTGGAGTACCAGGTGGCTGAAGCTCTCCAGGACCTCATCACCAAAAACGCCAAGAACAATGAGATCCAGGACATGGAAAGTAACGACCAGATGACCAGGGGGGATCAGGACGACCAGGGTTCGGATGCTAACACG AATGCATGGGAGCCATCCAGAGGCCACTACAATGAAGACGAggagggtgatgatgatgaagacgaggacGCTGagactgaggatgaggaggacggGGATGCAGAAGAGGATGGGGCCGACGCAGCCGACAACACCTGGGAGAAGGATGCTGAGGACGGCAACGAGGTGAGCCCTGAAGATGGGCTCCAGGACCTGCAGTACTTCCCCAATTTCTACAGTCTGCTCAAGAGCCTCGACTCAG ATCGAGATACTCAGGAGAGAGAGACGCTGATCACCATCATGAAGACATTGATCGACTTTgtgaagatgatggtgaagtACGGCACGATCACGCCCGAGGAGGGCGTGTCCTATCTGG AAAACCTGGATGCTATGATCGCCATGCAGACCAAGAATAAACTGGGCAAGTCTCTCGGGCTTCCTGACTTCGCTGGATCAATCG GGAAAAACCTGGACGACGATGACAACACCAAGGCTGAAGCTGCCAAGATGCAGCAGGAGTACGAGAACCTGAAGGACTCGACCAAAGAGGAGCAGCCGCCAACGGAGACCA TTCATCCTGGCAAGTCGGAGACCTATCTGGAGGCCATCAGGAAGAACATCGAGTGGCTGAAGAAACACGGCGAAGAAAAAGGCAAAGATG ATTATGACCTGTCGAAGCTGAAGGACTTCATGGACCAGCAGGTTGACTCCTATATTGAGAAGGGCATCATTGCTAAGGATGAGGGCGACACCATCAAGAGGATCTACAGCAGCCTGTAA